The Gopherus evgoodei ecotype Sinaloan lineage chromosome 4, rGopEvg1_v1.p, whole genome shotgun sequence nucleotide sequence TTATCCTAGCTGGCAAACATGGCTGCTAGTAATGCCTTGCACATGATGGGCCTGTTCCCATCTGTTGGTGTGGCTGCACTTTGGAAAGGTGCAGTCAGCTGGCCAGCCTGGCTTTTCCAGCTGCTACGCTCCGGTGCCGAGACAGGAGCAGCTTAGGCAGCTTCCCTGAATGCAGGAGGCACAAGGCAGGGGCAGCGATCCATGCCTGACTCTACttccccaaaggtatttaggtgcctcctCACTCCCAACTGGGAAAAttcaattttctgttgaaaaccaGGCTTGGCAGAAAACTCCCAGCCAGCTGCAGAAACCCAAGCTAGACAGCTGGTGTCCCTGAGGGAGGCAGCTGCCTGCATCAGCCAGCCTGCCCAGGCCAAGGGGAAAGCCAATGGTGCCCGGCTCCCTGCTGGGACAGAGTGAGAACTTCCTGCAGTGACTTTATGAATGGGTTGCCTGACAGTgactggggtggagcaggagctACGAGGGTTTCATGTCACGTAACCAGGCCAGGCTAAAATGCAGGGTCGTTAAGGCCTGGCTGAAAGTGACCCCTATCCACAGAGGGCCTAGAAAGACAACAGGGACCCCCAGGGCTGCACGACTGCCATCTAACAATGGAGTAGACGTGAACTCAGCATGGCTCTGCAGGACAACAGCACTGGAACCCCCTGACCTGTTGGAGAGTCAACAGCTCTCATATGGGCCTCACAAACACACAGAGGGAAAAAGCTAATCATGGAttccacagcaggcaggctgggtGGAGCACCAGCTTGGCCAGGATGGATGATGTCTTAAGCTTTGGCCCTCTGTTTCTCCCCTCAGGACTCCCTGCACCATGTGCCAGCAGGCTAATGAACCCTGCTCTGGTTGGAAAAGGCAGCCTGGTGTCCCTGCAGACACTCGCTGTGGTGCCTAGGGCCCTGGAGAGGGTGAATATCTCTGACCAGACGTCTGGCTCAGTTGGACGCACGGGCCAGAGCTCACGGCTCAACACAGGAGAGCTGGAGTCCAGCGGCTCCATCTCGGGGGCATTGAGGCCGTGTGGCCAGCTCTGGAGAAACAGTGAGCCCCCTTGGAGGactggcacactgaagggggtgtcataaacagatagctaagggttaatgtctcttttacctgaagcacctgaccagaggaccaatcaggaaaccggattttttcaactctgggtggagggaagagtgtgtctgagtcttttgtctgtctgcctgctttctctgagctttggagaagtagtttctgctttctaatcttctgtttctaagtgtaaggacaaagagatcagatagtaagttatatggtttcttttctttggtatttgcatgaagataagtgctggagtgctttgatttgtattctttttgaataaggctgtttattcatatttcttttaagcaattaaccctgtatttgtcaccttaatacagagagaccatttgtatgtatttttctttcttttttatataaagctttctttttaaaacctgttgaagtttttttttttttttactgggaaatttcagggaaattgagtctgtactcaccagggaattggtgggaggaagaaatcagggggagatctgtgtgtattggatttgctagcctgattttgcattccctctgggtgaagaggaaagtgcttttgtttccaggactgggaacggagagggggagtcactctgtttggattcacagagcttgtgtctgtgtatctctccaggagcacttggagggggggagggagggaaaaaggattatttccctttgttgtgagactcaagggatttgggtcttggggtccccagggaaggtttttcagggggaccagagtgccccaaaacactctaattttttgggtggtggcagcaagtaccaggtccaagctggtaactaagcttggaggttttcatgctaacccccatattttggacgctaaggtccaaatctgggactagagttatgacaggggGTCCTCTGGGACAGTTTAAAAGCTGGATCTTATAGATCCACTCCTGCCCAGTGACTCTGATTTCAGCCCAATTCATTGCCCTGTGGGACGTTTCTGTGCTGAGTCATAGCCTGGCAGGCAACAgagggtttgggggggcagggacacaaaTCACCTCATGCCCCCATTTCTGATAATGAGACTGGCCTGAATGGCAGAGGGATGAGCTATTAGGGCCAGACGCTCTGGTGATGATACACGGAGCCTGGTGGTGGATGGGAGAGGCATCAGGGGATTGAGACTGCATAATAGACAGGGGATGTTCAAAGCTCCTCAGGCCACGACTCAGCTCATCCATTCCTGTGCCTGAGACggggctttaagccacctttgtgctcCATCCATCGGTGGCCAGGTGGCCTcggggctgctctaagttacgCTCTGCTCCCCGTAGGAAGCAGAGCTTAGCTGAGATGCTGTGCACTCTGGCCACACcccctgggctgtggggctaagcAGGCACTGATACCAATCAGGGAGGGCCAGTTCTCAGTGGGGCAAGCATAATTCATTAATGCACCCAGCTCCCACCATGGCATTGCTCACCCAGCAGTAGTGCTGCCCCAGAGAGACCCCAACAGGCAGAACCTCCATGGGCCAAACTGCACTTTCCTCACCCCAAAACAAGATCTGGGCTGTGTTCATACCCCAGGCCCACTGATGCGGGTAGGGACTTGCTGCAAGCTAGCAGAGATCTCCCTAGCAAAGACCAAGGAGGCATTAGCCATTGTGCTTCCAttgtggggcagagggaaggatgTGGGGCTGCACTGGAAAGTGTCCCTTTCATGCTGCATTTCCTGGGTTTGAGCTGATTCATTCTGAAGCAGGATAGGGCTAATGGTCTGAGCACATGAGTCGGGAGCCTTTGTTCTCACCCCAGCCACGTCAGGCGGGCAAGGCTTTCCtgccctcagtttccctctttggAGTCAGCACCCATGTGTGTAAATTGCTTTAAGTTCAATCTGAGCAGTAGTCCAAGAGCCCCTGTCCCCCAGGGGTAGGGTGGGAATCAACTGGCAGGGACACGGGAACCACCAGTGCCCCCGATCTGTAGGGCATCAGGGAACATGGATCACAGAGCTGTTGAACCAGCACCTTTCCCTAGTTCTCCCCTGGGTGGCTGGGTACCAGACCCCACCTCACAAGGCTTTGGTCTGGGTGACTGCTCCTTGCTTCCTGTCCCATCCTTAGGCAGTAGGGGGCACAGAAGCCCATGTTCCCCATGGGCAGGGGGaccccagggaagggaggagcccAGAGCCAACTGCAAAGTGAATTAACTCTTTATTTACAGGTAGAGTGAGGCTGGCACAGAGAGAGATGGCGTGGTGTCTATGTGTgcaatgctggggaaggggaggaggagttcACCCCCTCTCTCCTTAGTCACAGTGAGGGGGTTGGCATCCTTTGACCCAACTGACTAAAGCAGTATTCAACTGAACAAAAGCAAAGGGCTAGTGGGGAGGGACAACAGAGGGCATCATGCCCTCCCATCCTCCCCAAGTAACACCTGCTcagcagcagggcaggagccTCAAGGCAGCATAGGGCTGTGCAGTGTGAGGGGCGGACAGAGCAATCCCCACAGGAGCATGTTCCATCCTTCCTCCAGatctgcagggggagaggggcggATGCATACTTGGGGAAGGGGTTtttcccaccccagagtccatcTCTTCcattggccccacccccagcagcactcAGGCCCCACCCCCCAAGGGTGATCTGCACTGATGCCCCCAGTATCAAATGCCCTGCCCCTAGACATTGGTACAGGGCAGTTGCTGGGCCCCAGCACAATCCGTGGCAGTATCCTGGGCTATGGGGGCAGAGCCACAGTCAGAGGCGGGGCTACGGGGGTGGAGTCTCATCCCGAGCCTGGCTCTAGGTCCACGCTGGCCTGCCGCACCATCCTCCTGGGTCGTGATGGGGGGAGGGTGCATCCTCCAGGCTGGGGCTcctgtgatgggggtggggagctagCAGGCTCCTCTCTGGGGGGTCTTTCCTGGCCAGCTGCCTCCAGCCGCTCCTCGAACTCTCTGGTGCGGCTGAGCACCAGGGCAGCATCCATGAGCTGGGCCACAGAGTAGCGGTGCTCCATGGCATGAGCCCGGCGTGCacatggggccctggggctggggctctcCACATGCTTCACAGCCTTGTGCACCTTGCCCGGTGCCGGGTGgtaggagatctgcttgcacggctGGGCATGGCTTCGGGGGACCTGGCGGCTGTGCTGCTGGCCTCGTCGTTTGCCTGTCTTATCTGTTGGGGCCCACGGTGGGTGCTGCTTGGCCCTGAAGCCTGGCACTGATGCCCCTGGCTCCTCCTTGTCTTGTGGAGGTGATGGTGAGGCGGCAGGTTCCGGGGAGGGGCACTCCACAGGTGACTCGTGCTCTGAGGCAGCAAACACCtgcaggaaggaggagagaaaatgaTCAGAGAACAGGTTTGCTCAGGGCACTGATAGACTCAGGCTCTCTCTTTGCTGGGCCCCAATCCCTCCCCTTCTGCACCAAATGTGGGCCCCACCTCCAGCTGCAtacagggctgtccttacccatacacagaatacgcagctgcgtagggcaccaggaaatttggggcataaaatttcctggtgccctgtgcagctgcctgctgccccagccccaccctctctatccccttccctcttctcacccctgctccaccccagccctgcccccactgtatcccctccccaaagcccccacctctgctccgcctcttcctgccccagccctgccctgaggaCTCCAGAAGCAGTCGggctccctgcactcaccggaaAGAAGagcgacccagccccagccacaccgccggCGAGTGCTGGGGGTGGTTCCCCCAAACCCAAGGCACcgattctgtgggtgctctggggctggagcgcCCATGGAAAAaaactggtgggtgctcagcacccaccggcagctctccgtggccctgcccctctgtgccaacTCACTTCCGCCTCCTCCGTGAGCTTGCCGCcacttcctgcttctcctccctcccagcgcttgcgccaCGACACAGCTGATtcgcggggcagggagggaaggaggagggggaacacagTACgctggggggaagaggcggggttggGGCGGGGATTTGAAGGAGGGATCCAATAGGTACAGGGAGGGagcggagttggggcggggactttggggatgtggttgggagggggcagggacaaggtggagttggggcagggtggggggcacgGGCACCTACCAGCGCCGAGAAAGTTGGCTCCTATGCCCCTGACTCCTTATCCTGGcaaccaggggagcagagcaggctgggctgggtcactccacttccagCAGGAAGTGGCCAGCTCCCACCctcatggaggcctggggcagggactcacACATCCCCCCCacatagggcaccaaaatagcttGGAACGGCCCTGGCTGCATAGCACCTTCCCACACCCATATCCCACGAGCTTgggcttcctccctcccccatgatgccctctggctgtgccactTACCTCCCCCTCGGCAGCATTCCCCAGCGGGGTGGGGGCATCAGGGCTGTCCATCTTGCTGATGCTCCTCATCACGGCATAGAGGTTGATGCGCCGGTCACGCGGTGTCCTGGGTGTCTCTGGCACCTGCAGCACGGCCAGGTGCCCCCGGACCTCCTCAGCCCCTGAGTCGTCtgagccccccagctcctctgcctcctgcacccagatCTGGGGCCCCTTGTCCcctgctggggcctgggctggaTCCTCGGGGGGCTCCCGCAGGGGCCGGAAGCAATACTGGGGTGTCGTGACTGGCTCCTCCTCCTGCCACCCTGGCTCCTCCTCTGAACTCAGTATCTCCTGGCACAGGCTCCCCTCACTTTCCGATTGATCACTGCCAGTGTCACTCCCGTTCACCGTGTCCTCCCATTGGCTGTCTCCTGCCTTCTGCTCCCACAGGCTGCTGTGCCGGCTGTGCAGAGACACACTGAGCTGAACATGAGGCACTGGGGTTGTCACAACCACCTCTGCAGGGGAAAGTGGGGCTGGGCAATGCAGGCTTCTCCCCCACCTGGATGTCACAGTGCCCTGTTCTGGGAAAGGCAGGGcagtctcctccccctccctgatgTCACAAAACCCTTGCTGGGGGGCAAGGCTAGGCAATGAAAGCTTCTCCCCCTCCTTGCAGTTACCTGGCGTCCAAGATTCCCTGGTAGAACTCCAGCTGCCTcatgaagctggggttggggtgcacgaTGGGGCGCCGCTCCTGCACGTGCCGGTAGGCCcgctccagctcccagccgtACTCCTTCATGGCATAGGCAATCACCGTGGAGGCTGAGCGGCTTACGCCCATCTTGCAGTGCACCAACACCCGCGAGTTCTGGGCCCTGCTGGGGGATACAGGCTGGTGAGGCAGGCACAAGGGGCTCAATGCACCTTCttcacctccccttccccagaaggGAGCTCACAGCAGCGAGCCCAAGATCGCAGCACAGGCCAGCGCAAGTGACAACAGAGGCTGCGGTATAATCCAGGAAAGCTTAGTACCGGCCGAGATTCACCTACAGAGCAGCTGCTTTACCTTGGAAGTGGATAAATCCATTAGTAGTATCACTCTGACGTGTGAGTGCTGGGGAGAATTTATCTCCTGGTGTGGAAGCCTGCCCAAAAGCACATCCCTGGGGTACTGCGACCTGGAGACCCTTTGGTGCCAACTAGCAGAGGGCATAAGTGGGCACAGGGTTTTACAGGTATCCCCTGGGTTTAACATCTACATAATAGTGCACTGAACGGAGGCACGTGAGGCTTCTACTAACAGCCAGTAATGTGCTGGTTGCTTTAATCACAGTGAGATGTGTGGATGTATCTACTGAACACTGCATTCTTAaggcagaatcatagaatattagggctggaagagacctcaggaggtcatctagtccaatcccctgcacaaagcaggaccaacaccaactaaatcatcccagccagggctttgtcaagctgggccttaaaaacctcttaaggatggagattccaccatcttcgTAGGTaatccatttcagtgcttcatcaccctcctagtgaaatagtgtttcctaatatccaacctagacctcccccactgcaactcgagactattgcttcttgttctgtcaggTATGTAAGTTATGAAGGGAAGGAACAGGTTCTGTTCAGGCAGGAACAGCAAATGCTTCTCTCTCCCTGGCTGACCATTGTATCGTGTGTGGCTTCCAATATAAATCAATCTGCATACAGAGCCACCAGCTGATCAAGACCATGAGGGAGACAAGAGCTCACAATGTCTACAGGAAGGAACACCCGGCAGGAGGGCGGCCAGGTTCTAAGATCAACAAATTAGTCTGGTATATGGGGAGAATGCAGAGAGACATCTATATTCCTTCACCTAGGGGACAAGCTGTCAGACAGCTTGTCTTATGGAGGGTGACAGCTGGCCTGGTTAATAGCTGGGAGAATGGCTCTGAGTGAGCTAAGCCTCTTTGAGACAGAACAGTGTCTAAGCTCTAGAAGGCGGGTTATGATTTTGTTTAGAGGTAACCAGCTGCTTCCAGAGCTTCTAAGTACTTGCTGTTATTTCAGTCTCTTTTCTTTGATAAATAACCTTATCCTTGTTTTCCCTGTAAATGTATCACAATGCAGTGAGCTGAGATGTAAGTGAGAAGCTGAGGGGCATGGTCCCAAACGAACAATGGAGTGGTACATACGGTGAGTGTCCAGTGGAACAGGGGTTGGATGCTCCAGGAGGACACTCAGGGGTTGGAGCGTGCCTGTCGCTCATCTGCAGAGGGATAGTGGTGTCGGCGCAGGCTGAGAGGGGTGTGATTGTGTTGCCagtggagtcagggagctgatctctggcaggcacagacaaggctcttTCATGCTAAGGACAGGCAGTAGTTAGGTGCTGCACAATCCTGGGTACCACAGGGAAGCGTCCTGGGGACATCGGACACTATCTGTACCGGGGCTTTAGAACAGACAAACCAGCAATATAGGAGATATTCAGACCTGTTTGACCTGGATCCCTATGGCAACAAACTTTGCCCTGACAGCAAAAAAACACGGGCCACCATTCGCGAGCTGACCCCCATGGACTACAACCAAAACGCACTGCCGCAGTAACACAGTGACACATTGCAACCCATAAACCCGCCCACGCAGCCACATGCCGAACAGAACAAGTCAAGCAGGAGACAGCAACATCCACAATGAGCAGCTCCGATACCGGGAGCTGACACGGCCACAAA carries:
- the SSH3 gene encoding protein phosphatase Slingshot homolog 3 isoform X1; amino-acid sequence: MALVTVRRSPVSSGHGSPTGRKDEEVSRRSQLQRRHSFVMVKGAALLLPEEEKLETVQEAPPSPDQMQSQQEQHLQLMMGLLRQEDAIRLAVRLESTRPHRIRYLLLVSTEELEDKSETVLLGVDFPEEGSTRCTLGMVLPLWSDTQVFLDGDGGFSVTSWGQTRIFKPISVQTMWSVLQVLHKACNEAVQNNHFPGGSALGWAEWYQRAIASEQSCINEWLAMSDLESVRPDSPALFSDRPTERELMERKIRAKLRELMATADLESITSKEIRTELEHRTSCSLKEYKEFIDNEMLLIMAQMDRPSKIFDHLYLGSEWNAANLEELQRNRISHILNVTREIDNFFPAHFTYLNVRLYDEEASQLLPYWKETYHFISAVRRAQNSRVLVHCKMGVSRSASTVIAYAMKEYGWELERAYRHVQERRPIVHPNPSFMRQLEFYQGILDASRHSSLWEQKAGDSQWEDTVNGSDTGSDQSESEGSLCQEILSSEEEPGWQEEEPVTTPQYCFRPLREPPEDPAQAPAGDKGPQIWVQEAEELGGSDDSGAEEVRGHLAVLQVPETPRTPRDRRINLYAVMRSISKMDSPDAPTPLGNAAEGEVFAASEHESPVECPSPEPAASPSPPQDKEEPGASVPGFRAKQHPPWAPTDKTGKRRGQQHSRQVPRSHAQPCKQISYHPAPGKVHKAVKHVESPSPRAPCARRAHAMEHRYSVAQLMDAALVLSRTREFEERLEAAGQERPPREEPASSPPPSQEPQPGGCTLPPSRPRRMVRQASVDLEPGSG
- the SSH3 gene encoding protein phosphatase Slingshot homolog 3 isoform X2, encoding MALVTVRRSPVSSGHGSPTGRKDEEVSRRSQLQRRHSFVMVKGAALLLPEEEKLETVQEAPPSPDQMQSQQEQHLQLMMGLLRQEDAIRLAVRLESTRPHRIRYLLLVSTEELEDKSETVLLGVDFPEEGSTRCTLGMVLPLWSDTQVFLDGDGGFSVTSWGQTRIFKPISVQTMWSVLQVLHKACNEAVQNNHFPGGSALGWAEWYQRAIASEQSCINEWLAMSDLESVRPDSPALFSDRPTERELMERKIRAKLRELMATADLESITSKEIRTELEHRTSCSLKEYKEFIDNEMLLIMAQMDRPSKIFDHLYLGSEWNAANLEELQRNRISHILNVTREIDNFFPAHFTYLNVRLYDEEASQLLPYWKETYHFISAVRAQNSRVLVHCKMGVSRSASTVIAYAMKEYGWELERAYRHVQERRPIVHPNPSFMRQLEFYQGILDASRHSSLWEQKAGDSQWEDTVNGSDTGSDQSESEGSLCQEILSSEEEPGWQEEEPVTTPQYCFRPLREPPEDPAQAPAGDKGPQIWVQEAEELGGSDDSGAEEVRGHLAVLQVPETPRTPRDRRINLYAVMRSISKMDSPDAPTPLGNAAEGEVFAASEHESPVECPSPEPAASPSPPQDKEEPGASVPGFRAKQHPPWAPTDKTGKRRGQQHSRQVPRSHAQPCKQISYHPAPGKVHKAVKHVESPSPRAPCARRAHAMEHRYSVAQLMDAALVLSRTREFEERLEAAGQERPPREEPASSPPPSQEPQPGGCTLPPSRPRRMVRQASVDLEPGSG